One Peribacillus simplex NBRC 15720 = DSM 1321 genomic region harbors:
- the dgoD gene encoding galactonate dehydratase — protein sequence MKIKSYELFQVPPRWLFLKIETDEGIVGWGEPVIEGKAATVKAAVDELMENLIGKDPLNIEDHWNLMYRAGFYRGGPILMSAISGIDQALWDIKGKYYNAPVHQLLGGKARDSIKVYSWIGGDRPSDVGEAAKAVVSKGFTAVKMNGTEELQYVDSYEKIDQVIERIAAVRESVGPHIGIGIDFHGRVHKPMAKILVKELEAYRPMFIEEPVLPENNEALREIVNHTAIPIATGERMYSKWDFKKLLTDGYADIIQPDLSHAGGITECKKIISMAEAFDVAAAPHCPLGPIALAACLQVDATCHNAFIQEQSLGIHYNQGSDLLDYIVDNQVFKYEEGYVKIPDGAGLGIEINEDHVRKMTEIGHNWRNPVWRHKDGSIAEW from the coding sequence ATGAAAATTAAAAGCTATGAATTATTCCAAGTACCACCTCGTTGGTTATTTTTAAAAATTGAAACAGATGAAGGCATTGTTGGCTGGGGAGAACCCGTAATTGAGGGAAAAGCGGCAACTGTTAAAGCTGCAGTTGATGAATTAATGGAAAATCTAATTGGTAAAGATCCACTTAATATTGAAGATCATTGGAATCTCATGTACAGAGCAGGATTCTATCGTGGAGGCCCAATCTTAATGAGTGCGATTTCTGGGATTGATCAAGCTCTTTGGGATATCAAAGGGAAATATTATAACGCCCCGGTCCACCAGCTTCTTGGAGGAAAAGCCAGAGATTCTATTAAGGTTTATTCTTGGATTGGCGGAGACCGTCCTTCCGATGTTGGTGAAGCTGCTAAGGCAGTGGTATCTAAAGGATTCACAGCGGTTAAAATGAATGGGACTGAGGAACTCCAATATGTGGACTCATATGAAAAAATTGATCAGGTGATAGAGCGAATTGCTGCTGTACGTGAATCAGTAGGCCCACATATTGGAATCGGAATTGACTTTCACGGAAGGGTCCATAAACCAATGGCCAAAATCCTTGTAAAAGAGCTGGAAGCATACAGACCGATGTTCATTGAAGAGCCTGTATTACCAGAGAATAATGAAGCTTTGCGGGAAATTGTGAATCATACTGCGATTCCGATTGCAACCGGTGAAAGAATGTACTCTAAGTGGGATTTTAAAAAGCTGCTTACAGATGGATATGCCGATATTATTCAGCCTGATTTATCGCACGCTGGGGGAATAACAGAATGTAAGAAAATCATCTCGATGGCTGAGGCTTTTGATGTGGCAGCTGCTCCTCATTGTCCATTAGGGCCGATTGCTTTGGCAGCCTGCCTACAAGTGGATGCTACGTGCCATAATGCATTTATCCAAGAACAAAGCCTAGGCATTCATTATAACCAAGGTAGTGATTTACTGGATTACATAGTTGATAACCAAGTGTTCAAATACGAGGAAGGTTATGTGAAGATTCCGGATGGGGCAGGACTGGGAATCGAGATAAATGAGGACCATGTGAGAAAAATGACGGAGATTGGTCATAATTGGAGAAACCCTGTTTGGAGACACAAGGACGGTAGTATCGCGGAGTGGTAA
- a CDS encoding DUF2199 domain-containing protein has translation MSNYNIGFQCKCCGNYHEELPLSYGSPVPDYYEEVPIEEQENRIEMNEDVCIIDDEYFFIRGCIELPVIDGEGPFIWDVWVSLSETNFDKMMEYGEVEGREKDLEPMFGWLQTSIPCYPETLNLKTMVHTRPIGLRPYIELEPTQHPLSLEQREGIGFKKIKQIAEDLCDVEE, from the coding sequence ATGAGCAATTATAATATTGGTTTTCAATGTAAATGTTGTGGAAATTACCACGAGGAACTTCCCTTGAGTTATGGAAGTCCTGTTCCTGATTACTATGAAGAAGTTCCAATCGAAGAACAAGAAAATCGTATTGAGATGAATGAAGATGTGTGCATTATAGATGATGAATATTTCTTTATTCGTGGATGTATTGAACTTCCAGTAATAGATGGGGAAGGTCCTTTTATTTGGGATGTTTGGGTTTCATTAAGTGAAACGAATTTTGATAAAATGATGGAGTATGGGGAAGTTGAAGGAAGAGAAAAGGATTTGGAACCAATGTTTGGTTGGCTGCAAACTTCTATCCCTTGTTATCCTGAAACACTAAACTTAAAAACAATGGTACACACTCGTCCAATAGGTTTGCGACCTTATATAGAATTAGAACCAACACAACACCCATTATCCTTAGAACAAAGAGAAGGAATTGGTTTTAAAAAAATAAAACAGATTGCAGAAGATTTATGTGATGTAGAAGAATAA
- a CDS encoding IS110 family transposase yields MNPVVGLDISKGESQVQAFLDKGKPYQKSFKITHTVEGLNLLVAFLEDVKKVSGQKPSVVLEATGHYQTPVVHYLEERGYLLIIINPLISYKARGSSLRKVKTDAIDAYLLCELFYKEELEPYKKRGVQLLNLRNLTRQHENITGVMIQTKLQFQAVLEQVFPEYKGVFGDLYSVVSLLTLSEFPSSEDILKASEEAITARIFELCKSRSIKWANEKAIQLKAAAARNPFEKTVYQSHILSLGMYINILLQYKEHLSKLEAEIDALAKEIEEYTILKSIPGIGEKIAATIISEIGEIDRFNNPKKLVAFSGVDPSVFESGKFTATKNRITKRGSSRLRHALYMAVRCAIRDCRKSKTTDEIIPRNKKLRVFYDKKREEGKPYKVAVIACVNKLLHWIFALLKNKMTFQDIV; encoded by the coding sequence ATGAATCCAGTCGTTGGTCTGGATATTTCAAAAGGGGAAAGTCAGGTTCAAGCATTTTTGGATAAGGGGAAACCTTATCAAAAGAGTTTTAAAATAACTCATACTGTTGAGGGGCTTAATTTACTTGTAGCGTTTCTTGAGGATGTAAAGAAAGTGTCTGGTCAGAAGCCTTCAGTCGTTTTAGAAGCCACTGGACATTATCAAACTCCAGTCGTTCATTACTTGGAAGAACGAGGATATTTATTGATTATCATTAATCCATTGATTTCATATAAGGCAAGAGGATCAAGCTTAAGAAAGGTAAAAACAGATGCCATTGATGCCTATCTTCTCTGTGAGTTGTTTTATAAAGAAGAGTTAGAGCCATATAAAAAGCGTGGAGTCCAGTTATTGAACCTTCGTAATCTCACAAGACAACATGAAAACATAACTGGCGTTATGATTCAAACAAAGCTTCAATTTCAGGCAGTGCTTGAACAAGTGTTTCCTGAATATAAAGGAGTTTTTGGAGATTTATATTCTGTGGTGTCACTCTTAACTCTTTCAGAGTTTCCCTCTTCAGAGGACATTTTGAAGGCAAGTGAAGAAGCAATTACAGCAAGGATATTTGAGTTATGCAAGAGTAGATCAATTAAATGGGCAAATGAAAAAGCGATTCAGCTTAAAGCTGCGGCAGCTCGTAACCCTTTTGAAAAGACAGTCTATCAGAGTCATATTTTAAGCCTTGGTATGTATATAAATATTCTTCTTCAGTACAAAGAGCATCTATCAAAGTTAGAGGCAGAGATAGACGCCCTCGCTAAAGAAATTGAAGAATATACGATCCTCAAATCTATCCCAGGTATCGGAGAAAAGATCGCGGCAACGATTATTTCTGAAATTGGTGAGATAGATCGATTTAATAATCCTAAAAAACTTGTAGCTTTCTCTGGAGTTGATCCTAGTGTATTCGAATCCGGTAAGTTTACAGCTACCAAAAATAGAATCACTAAAAGAGGTTCTAGCAGACTTCGACATGCCTTATATATGGCGGTTCGTTGTGCTATTCGTGATTGCCGGAAGTCTAAGACAACTGATGAAATTATCCCTCGAAATAAGAAGCTACGCGTGTTTTATGACAAGAAACGCGAGGAAGGAAAGCCTTATAAGGTAGCCGTCATAGCCTGTGTAAATAAGCTCTTACACTGGATTTTCGCTCTATTAAAGAACAAAATGACTTTCCAAGATATTGTTTAA
- a CDS encoding bifunctional 4-hydroxy-2-oxoglutarate aldolase/2-dehydro-3-deoxy-phosphogluconate aldolase, whose protein sequence is MNTLTRIFENKIISIVRGAKPEDTLKIAKALRDGGIRLIEITLNSPNALESIELVSQELGEEMVVGAGTVLDPETARAALLAGSKFILSPTVDLETIKMTKRYGAVSIPGAYTPTEILTAYENGGDIIKVFPASVGPNYFKDIRGPLSHIPLLPTGGVTLDNIAEFQKAGVVGFGIGSSLVDAKQEVNERYLMELTQKARSFVSAIRS, encoded by the coding sequence ATGAATACGCTTACTCGTATTTTTGAAAATAAAATCATATCCATTGTCCGAGGGGCAAAGCCAGAGGATACATTAAAAATTGCAAAGGCTTTACGGGATGGTGGTATCAGATTAATTGAGATCACTCTTAACTCTCCTAATGCTCTAGAATCTATTGAACTTGTTTCTCAAGAGCTTGGCGAGGAAATGGTGGTGGGCGCTGGTACGGTATTAGACCCTGAAACAGCCCGGGCAGCCCTCCTCGCAGGTTCAAAATTCATCTTATCTCCAACCGTAGATCTAGAAACCATTAAAATGACGAAAAGATATGGTGCAGTTAGTATACCAGGAGCTTACACCCCTACAGAAATTCTAACAGCATATGAAAATGGAGGAGATATTATCAAGGTTTTCCCGGCAAGTGTCGGTCCAAATTATTTTAAGGATATTCGTGGTCCGTTATCTCATATCCCTCTTTTACCTACAGGGGGAGTTACTTTAGACAATATAGCCGAGTTCCAAAAAGCTGGAGTTGTTGGTTTCGGAATTGGCAGCTCGCTTGTCGACGCAAAACAGGAAGTAAATGAAAGGTACTTAATGGAATTGACGCAAAAAGCTAGATCATTTGTTTCTGCTATTCGATCTTAA
- a CDS encoding TVP38/TMEM64 family protein, protein MNFISEALLSSGPFSIAVSLVFNILISVLGFIPSVFITAANITVFGFEKGLILSYMGEIAGAVVSFWLYRKGFQTFKPKFMKNRWVMKLQKSQGFHAFWMILMLRLLPFIPSGVINLTAALSKTGMMIFFLATSIGKLPALLVEAYSVTQVLKASDDVRIVLVLLILVIAVFYYFNRNKKKGM, encoded by the coding sequence ATGAATTTCATTTCTGAGGCATTACTATCCAGCGGACCTTTTTCCATTGCTGTAAGTTTAGTATTCAATATATTGATTAGCGTGCTCGGTTTTATTCCAAGCGTATTCATCACGGCTGCCAATATCACCGTATTTGGTTTTGAAAAGGGATTGATCCTTTCTTACATGGGAGAAATTGCCGGAGCAGTGGTCAGCTTTTGGTTATATCGGAAGGGCTTTCAAACATTCAAACCCAAGTTCATGAAGAACCGGTGGGTCATGAAGCTGCAAAAGTCACAAGGGTTTCATGCTTTTTGGATGATCCTGATGCTTAGGCTCCTTCCTTTTATACCATCCGGCGTGATCAACCTTACAGCAGCATTAAGCAAGACGGGAATGATGATTTTCTTTCTCGCGACATCCATCGGAAAACTGCCTGCCCTCCTTGTCGAAGCGTATTCGGTAACACAAGTATTGAAGGCATCGGACGATGTAAGGATTGTTTTGGTACTGTTGATTCTGGTAATCGCAGTCTTTTATTACTTTAATAGAAATAAGAAAAAAGGAATGTAG
- a CDS encoding HAMP domain-containing sensor histidine kinase: MKISFKLGLSIFVCIFLLETVSMIYLHNKVIHSRINQELESLKARGNSHRDVLEITYSDSTLQHIALMESHTDTDVVITNTRGDILISSEKVNGGMEKTLAINIPQVPRKGLVIQSSWKDDRYIATVTPFISDKENKGYVYMFKDTRDVEDLIAQLNRHFLLATALLLFFMLIIIYFLSKALTRPLIAMKEATTKLSKGNFSVAVPVRSHDELGELAQSIQSLANELNYLTKERNEFLASISHELRTPLTYIKGYADIARRKDLDVSKRTQYLEIIHDESERINRLLDELFNIARMDVNTFTISKETVQLSSILQNIHEKVLPAFANERIQLNLECKDYLFIDIDPSRFEQVILNLLDNALKYSNEYTVTTIKATECNGRISISIIDQGVGIPPEDIPHIFDRLYRVEKSRARDTGGFGLGLSIVKQLVEIQGGTISVKSNLEQGTCFTITFKEITNEDSSSG; the protein is encoded by the coding sequence TTGAAAATCTCCTTTAAACTCGGACTATCTATATTTGTTTGCATTTTTTTATTGGAAACAGTTTCCATGATTTACTTACATAATAAAGTGATCCATTCCCGTATCAATCAAGAATTGGAATCACTGAAGGCCCGTGGCAATAGTCATCGTGATGTGTTGGAAATTACGTATTCCGACTCAACACTTCAGCATATCGCCCTAATGGAATCACATACCGATACAGATGTCGTGATTACGAACACAAGAGGAGATATTCTGATATCTTCAGAAAAGGTAAATGGGGGAATGGAAAAAACCTTAGCAATAAACATCCCACAAGTACCCCGAAAAGGTCTGGTCATACAATCAAGTTGGAAGGATGATAGATATATAGCCACCGTTACGCCATTTATCAGTGATAAAGAAAACAAAGGCTATGTTTATATGTTCAAAGATACTAGAGATGTTGAGGATTTAATCGCACAATTGAATAGGCATTTCCTTCTTGCGACTGCATTGCTCCTTTTCTTCATGCTTATCATCATTTATTTTCTATCAAAAGCTTTGACTAGACCGCTTATTGCCATGAAGGAAGCGACAACCAAACTCAGCAAAGGGAATTTTTCGGTAGCTGTGCCAGTACGATCTCATGATGAACTTGGGGAGCTTGCCCAATCCATTCAAAGCTTGGCTAATGAATTGAACTATTTAACGAAGGAACGCAATGAATTTTTGGCAAGCATCTCACATGAACTGCGCACGCCGCTAACTTATATCAAGGGATACGCAGATATTGCCCGCCGGAAAGATTTAGATGTATCCAAAAGAACACAATACTTAGAGATCATCCATGATGAATCCGAACGAATAAACAGATTATTGGACGAACTATTCAATATCGCTAGAATGGATGTAAATACATTCACCATATCAAAAGAAACCGTCCAGCTCTCTTCAATCCTGCAAAACATTCATGAAAAAGTGTTACCGGCTTTTGCAAATGAAAGAATTCAATTGAATCTGGAATGTAAGGATTATTTATTTATAGATATAGATCCCTCACGGTTTGAGCAAGTCATTCTTAACCTGCTGGATAATGCACTGAAGTACTCGAACGAATATACAGTCACCACCATCAAAGCCACTGAATGCAATGGCAGGATTTCCATCTCCATAATCGATCAAGGGGTTGGCATTCCTCCTGAAGATATCCCCCATATCTTTGATCGTTTATATCGTGTCGAGAAATCACGCGCCAGAGATACCGGTGGATTCGGATTGGGCCTCTCCATCGTCAAGCAATTAGTGGAAATACAAGGAGGAACCATTTCGGTTAAAAGCAACTTGGAGCAAGGAACGTGCTTCACCATCACATTTAAGGAGATAACAAATGAAGACAGTAGTTCTGGTTGA
- a CDS encoding sugar kinase — MDVVSLGETMILFSAEDTGQLRYNRNFTSRVAGAETNTLIGLAKLGYQTGWMSRVGKDELGKRILSRIRGEGVDTSFVKEDESAPTGLFLRERTTNNSSRVFYYRNQSAASKMVPADMEESYIAKAKFLYLTGITPALSDSCKNTVLHAIELAKKNGQKIVFDPNVRKTLLDDKTGRETLLEIAAKSDIILPGITEGYYLFKSTDCEQIARECKQLGAEMVIVKLGEKGAYYSTSDTSGYVQPYQVETVIDPIGAGDGFAAGVLSGILDEIPIHEAVKRGCAIGAIVTSVNGDIEGLPDKETLEKYMNQTNKEDVIR; from the coding sequence ATGGATGTTGTAAGTTTAGGGGAAACGATGATCTTATTTTCTGCTGAAGATACAGGTCAATTACGATACAACCGGAATTTCACTTCGAGAGTTGCCGGTGCTGAAACAAATACACTTATTGGATTAGCGAAGCTTGGCTATCAAACGGGCTGGATGAGCAGAGTAGGCAAGGATGAGCTTGGAAAACGTATCCTTTCAAGAATACGGGGGGAAGGCGTAGACACTTCTTTTGTAAAAGAAGATGAAAGCGCACCCACAGGTTTGTTTTTAAGAGAAAGAACAACTAACAATAGTTCAAGAGTCTTCTATTACCGAAATCAATCTGCTGCCAGTAAAATGGTCCCTGCAGATATGGAAGAAAGCTATATAGCCAAAGCAAAGTTCCTATATCTTACTGGAATAACACCTGCACTTAGTGATTCTTGTAAAAATACCGTTTTACATGCAATAGAGCTTGCCAAGAAAAATGGTCAAAAAATTGTATTTGACCCCAATGTACGAAAGACGCTTCTTGATGATAAAACAGGTAGAGAAACGTTATTGGAAATAGCAGCAAAGTCCGATATCATTCTTCCAGGAATCACGGAAGGATACTACTTATTCAAGTCAACAGATTGTGAACAGATAGCGAGAGAATGTAAACAATTAGGTGCTGAAATGGTAATAGTGAAACTAGGAGAAAAGGGAGCATACTATTCCACTTCTGATACTTCTGGTTATGTTCAGCCTTATCAAGTCGAAACGGTAATCGATCCTATTGGAGCTGGCGATGGATTCGCTGCCGGCGTATTATCCGGGATATTGGATGAAATACCTATTCATGAAGCGGTAAAACGTGGTTGTGCGATAGGAGCAATTGTTACATCTGTAAATGGTGATATTGAAGGGCTTCCAGATAAAGAAACACTTGAAAAATATATGAACCAAACCAATAAAGAGGATGTAATCCGTTAA
- a CDS encoding IclR family transcriptional regulator gives MSVKSAERVLRVFELLSQDQHGLTIKEISESLSFPQSSTSGLIRTLLNEGYLSLDSYNKYKLGPKLIQIGSAAMDSLDISSQGLPYLKKLMEDVQETVFMAVLSENELVYVAKIDNNRSIRTTAQPGSQKPLYCTGLGKAFLAFLPQQQRTTILDSLELRPITEHTITDKKRLEQQLTMFNELGYSIDDEENEDGLFCLAAPIYGTNHTIQAAISVAGPKERMIKQKDFIVGKLITTAKDVATSIGNAGNSQF, from the coding sequence ATGTCCGTTAAATCTGCAGAAAGAGTTTTAAGAGTGTTTGAATTATTAAGCCAGGATCAGCATGGTTTAACCATTAAGGAAATTAGTGAATCCTTGTCTTTTCCACAAAGCAGTACTTCTGGTCTCATTAGAACGTTGTTAAATGAGGGGTATCTCTCTCTCGATTCCTATAATAAATATAAATTAGGACCAAAGCTGATTCAAATTGGTAGCGCTGCTATGGATTCGTTGGATATTTCCTCTCAAGGCTTGCCTTATTTAAAAAAATTGATGGAGGATGTTCAAGAAACGGTATTCATGGCGGTGTTATCAGAGAATGAACTGGTATATGTTGCGAAAATTGATAACAACCGTTCTATTCGTACTACCGCACAGCCTGGAAGTCAAAAACCATTATATTGCACAGGTCTCGGAAAGGCTTTTTTGGCCTTTTTACCTCAGCAACAAAGGACTACTATCCTAGATAGTCTTGAATTACGCCCTATCACCGAGCACACCATCACAGACAAAAAGCGGCTTGAACAGCAGCTAACGATGTTCAATGAGCTTGGTTATTCGATAGATGATGAGGAAAATGAAGATGGTTTATTCTGTCTGGCTGCTCCGATTTATGGAACAAACCATACCATTCAAGCAGCCATCAGTGTGGCGGGTCCAAAAGAAAGGATGATTAAGCAAAAGGATTTTATCGTAGGAAAATTGATTACCACCGCAAAAGACGTTGCAACCAGTATTGGAAATGCAGGGAATAGTCAGTTTTAA
- a CDS encoding MFS transporter gives MKKVSTVNKKMTKVRYGIVMMLFFTVIINYMDRSNISIAAPFISKELGLDSVSMGLIFSAFGWTYCALQIPGGWILEKLGNRRTHAYGIAGFSIATLLQGFVSGFSGFFLLRIGLGAFEAPAFPTNSKVAASWFPENERARAISIYTSGQFVGLAFLTPTLVFLQQSVGWRGLFIITGIIGVAWSILWYVLYRDPQHSKSINKAEMDYIKKGGAIVESSSGNDDSPVRKIGKKDFLAVLTSRKLWGIYIGQFAVASTLWFFLTWFPTYLVEYRGLTFIKSGLLASLPFLAAFVGVLLAGFLSDFLVKKGVSADIARKVPVISGLLLSTSIIGANFVDNTNLVILFMCIAFFGNGFASITWVFVSLLAPKRLIGIAGGTFNFIGGTASIIIPIVIGFLAKGGDFAPALTFIACITFAGALSYIFLVGKIERVQDYADFDLTNDKKLSS, from the coding sequence ATGAAAAAGGTGAGTACAGTGAATAAGAAAATGACAAAAGTTCGTTACGGAATTGTAATGATGCTATTTTTCACCGTAATTATTAACTACATGGATCGAAGCAATATTTCCATAGCAGCACCTTTTATTTCAAAAGAACTAGGATTGGATTCCGTAAGTATGGGGTTAATCTTTTCTGCGTTCGGCTGGACTTATTGTGCTTTGCAGATTCCAGGCGGGTGGATTTTAGAAAAACTAGGAAATCGTAGAACTCACGCATACGGAATTGCGGGCTTTTCCATCGCAACGCTTCTACAGGGATTTGTAAGCGGTTTTTCAGGGTTTTTCTTGTTGAGGATTGGGCTTGGAGCGTTCGAAGCTCCTGCCTTCCCGACCAACAGTAAGGTTGCGGCTAGCTGGTTTCCAGAAAATGAACGAGCAAGAGCCATCTCCATCTACACATCTGGTCAATTTGTAGGACTGGCTTTTTTAACTCCAACATTAGTGTTTCTCCAGCAGTCAGTAGGCTGGCGAGGGCTTTTCATTATAACAGGTATCATAGGGGTGGCTTGGTCCATTTTATGGTATGTTTTATATAGAGATCCACAGCATAGTAAGAGCATTAACAAGGCTGAAATGGATTATATCAAAAAAGGTGGAGCTATCGTTGAATCTTCTTCTGGAAATGATGATTCACCTGTTAGAAAAATAGGTAAAAAAGATTTCTTGGCTGTTCTGACAAGCAGAAAACTATGGGGAATATATATAGGACAGTTTGCAGTAGCTTCCACACTATGGTTTTTCTTAACATGGTTCCCTACTTACCTTGTTGAATACAGAGGCTTAACATTCATTAAGTCTGGTCTTCTGGCTTCCCTACCATTCTTAGCGGCATTTGTCGGAGTTTTACTCGCAGGCTTCCTATCTGATTTCCTTGTTAAAAAAGGAGTATCTGCAGATATTGCAAGGAAAGTTCCGGTAATATCAGGATTATTGCTTTCCACTTCAATCATTGGAGCGAATTTCGTTGACAATACTAATCTAGTTATTTTATTCATGTGTATCGCCTTTTTTGGAAACGGTTTCGCTTCAATCACCTGGGTGTTTGTTTCATTGCTTGCCCCAAAAAGGCTGATTGGGATTGCTGGAGGTACCTTCAATTTCATTGGTGGTACAGCATCAATTATTATACCGATTGTGATTGGTTTCCTGGCAAAGGGCGGTGATTTTGCTCCTGCACTTACCTTTATTGCTTGTATAACCTTTGCTGGAGCCCTGTCATACATTTTCTTGGTTGGTAAAATCGAAAGGGTTCAGGATTATGCGGATTTTGATTTAACGAATGATAAGAAGTTATCGAGCTAA
- a CDS encoding response regulator transcription factor → MKTVVLVDDEQRMLDLLELYIVPHGYTCMKMKSGHEALQFLGHKHADIVLLDIMMPEMDGWETCERIRAFSNIPIIMLTARDAAQEMVKGLKKGADDYITKPFNEDVLLARIEAVTRRMQSQDDHVIFRGLKLTESSYEAHYDAKTIPLTPKEFSLLFLFLKSPDQVYSRDHLLSTIWGFKTDTEDRTIDSHIRNIREKLRHAGFPTDQHLKTVWGIGYKWSSVD, encoded by the coding sequence ATGAAGACAGTAGTTCTGGTTGATGATGAACAGAGAATGCTTGATCTATTAGAGCTATACATTGTACCTCACGGATATACATGCATGAAGATGAAATCTGGACATGAAGCCTTACAGTTCTTAGGGCATAAACATGCGGACATAGTACTTCTTGATATAATGATGCCTGAGATGGATGGGTGGGAAACGTGCGAAAGGATCCGTGCGTTTTCCAATATTCCCATAATCATGCTCACCGCCCGGGATGCTGCACAAGAAATGGTGAAAGGGTTGAAAAAGGGCGCAGACGATTATATTACGAAACCCTTTAATGAAGATGTTTTACTTGCCAGAATCGAAGCGGTGACGCGGCGAATGCAAAGCCAGGATGATCATGTGATCTTTAGGGGGCTAAAATTAACTGAATCCTCTTATGAAGCACATTATGATGCCAAAACAATCCCATTAACACCAAAAGAGTTCTCACTGTTGTTCTTGTTTTTAAAATCCCCAGATCAAGTGTATTCCAGAGATCACCTGCTTTCGACCATATGGGGATTTAAAACGGATACGGAAGATCGGACAATCGATTCCCATATTCGAAATATTAGAGAGAAATTGCGTCATGCCGGTTTTCCAACAGATCAACATTTGAAAACGGTCTGGGGCATCGGATATAAATGGAGTTCTGTGGATTGA
- a CDS encoding IS110 family transposase: MNFKMQNKQNQLIERITDQHLVVGVDIAQHLHVARAVNFRGIVVGKPLSFENNEEGFTRLLNWIQELKQMKNLDTTIVGMEPTGHYWINLSKWLVKQNMDVVTVNPHHVKRNKENRDNTQSKSDKKDALVIADMVKNGYYAFVRSTSESFEKLRVLMANRDVIVKRHVSSINQINRWVDVVFPELRQVFKDVSCKGAIATLRLFPTPAELCSLQPQDIVTGWKSCMKRHSGHKKARSLLVLAKRSIGTKQALDAYKLHLGQLLEEYDLASSQLERVTQEVTNVLEQIPFVKQILAIKGISEISLAGILGEAGDLSGFAHGNALLRHAGLHLAEASSGKWKGQIVLSKRGRSRLRRYLFLATMSLVMNNPEFKALHSNNVKVKKIKKMKSIMKLCGKLARVLVGIARNGSAYKPEMIFPFEQLAA; encoded by the coding sequence ATGAATTTTAAAATGCAAAACAAACAAAATCAACTAATTGAGAGAATTACGGATCAACATCTAGTTGTTGGTGTGGATATTGCCCAACACTTACACGTGGCCCGTGCTGTAAACTTTCGGGGCATTGTGGTCGGGAAACCCTTGTCTTTTGAAAATAACGAAGAGGGTTTTACTCGATTACTAAACTGGATCCAGGAACTAAAACAAATGAAAAACCTAGACACAACGATAGTCGGAATGGAACCTACCGGACATTATTGGATAAACCTTTCAAAGTGGCTAGTCAAACAAAACATGGATGTCGTCACCGTCAATCCTCACCATGTCAAAAGAAACAAAGAAAATCGTGATAATACGCAATCCAAAAGTGATAAAAAAGATGCCCTTGTCATCGCTGATATGGTGAAGAATGGCTACTATGCCTTCGTTCGTTCCACTTCAGAATCATTTGAAAAACTTCGTGTCCTTATGGCTAACCGAGATGTGATCGTTAAGCGTCATGTTAGCTCCATCAACCAAATTAATCGATGGGTGGATGTGGTCTTTCCCGAGCTCCGGCAAGTGTTTAAAGACGTATCATGTAAAGGGGCAATCGCAACCCTACGCCTCTTTCCTACCCCAGCTGAATTATGTTCCTTACAGCCTCAAGATATCGTAACCGGTTGGAAATCATGTATGAAGCGACATTCCGGGCATAAAAAAGCCCGTTCCCTGCTTGTATTGGCCAAGCGTTCAATTGGTACGAAACAAGCCCTTGATGCGTATAAACTTCACTTGGGACAATTATTAGAGGAATATGATCTCGCTTCATCCCAACTCGAAAGAGTGACGCAAGAAGTCACAAACGTCTTGGAACAGATTCCATTCGTTAAGCAAATACTTGCCATTAAAGGAATCAGCGAGATTTCACTAGCGGGAATCTTAGGAGAAGCTGGAGATCTGAGTGGGTTCGCTCACGGGAATGCGCTCCTTCGTCATGCAGGATTGCATCTCGCTGAAGCAAGCTCTGGGAAGTGGAAAGGCCAAATTGTTCTTTCCAAACGTGGAAGATCACGCCTGCGGCGTTACCTCTTCCTTGCGACCATGAGTCTAGTGATGAATAACCCTGAGTTTAAAGCCCTACACTCGAATAATGTTAAAGTGAAGAAGATTAAGAAAATGAAATCCATCATGAAACTTTGTGGAAAACTCGCCCGTGTCCTAGTAGGTATAGCTCGTAATGGCTCTGCCTATAAACCGGAAATGATCTTCCCATTTGAACAACTAGCAGCGTAA